From Humisphaera borealis, the proteins below share one genomic window:
- a CDS encoding serine hydrolase domain-containing protein: MESIRTIRRLLTVVLFVLLATPAFAADDYFPPPDSEGGWRTLSDAADIRKIAGMDLVRLDQAYALTERSTPNGGLVVVRHGYLVYEKYFGRAHRNANPDMASTGKAFTSIACGIMLKEFKDKIPDGLDTKVFTEKYLPEAFPLDDPRKANITLGQLLCMTAGYNGEGQSPTGVVMGKASPMKPAKGQDIRDLDKSSLRVPLWTDPGAGYSYSSPAPHIASIVLRRVTGMELQDYINERLAKPIGWGPWGYCLQRGDFKMPHANGAGSTALHATDAVRFGYCLVRGGRWKDKQLVPPEYLALCNKPSKFNPHSPFSLQFEHNADGHVAGAQKDAFYKSGAGGFGLIIVPSLDLVIYKLGGKDNQYDPALTGLPQPFKYDGSRDNWQPIPASPFHEGSLGGDNGLRRVLEMVSGAVVD, translated from the coding sequence ATGGAATCGATCCGCACCATTCGTCGCCTGCTCACGGTCGTACTTTTCGTCCTGCTCGCCACGCCCGCCTTCGCCGCCGATGACTACTTCCCGCCACCCGATTCCGAAGGCGGCTGGCGGACGCTCTCCGACGCGGCGGATATCCGCAAAATCGCCGGCATGGACCTCGTCCGCCTCGATCAGGCCTACGCACTGACCGAGCGCTCGACCCCCAACGGCGGGCTCGTCGTCGTCCGGCACGGATACCTCGTCTACGAAAAGTACTTCGGCCGCGCCCATCGCAACGCCAACCCCGACATGGCCTCGACCGGCAAGGCGTTCACGAGCATCGCCTGCGGAATCATGCTCAAGGAGTTCAAGGACAAGATTCCCGATGGACTTGATACCAAGGTCTTCACCGAGAAATACCTGCCCGAGGCGTTCCCGCTGGATGACCCGCGCAAGGCGAACATCACGCTCGGCCAGTTGCTCTGCATGACCGCCGGCTACAACGGCGAAGGGCAGTCGCCGACGGGCGTGGTCATGGGCAAGGCCAGCCCGATGAAGCCGGCCAAGGGACAGGACATCCGCGACCTCGACAAGTCTTCCCTGCGCGTGCCACTTTGGACCGATCCCGGCGCGGGGTATTCGTATTCGTCGCCGGCGCCGCATATTGCCTCGATCGTACTTCGCCGGGTAACGGGCATGGAACTGCAGGACTACATCAACGAACGGCTAGCCAAGCCGATTGGCTGGGGGCCGTGGGGCTACTGCCTGCAGCGCGGCGACTTCAAGATGCCTCACGCCAACGGCGCCGGCAGCACTGCGCTGCACGCGACCGATGCAGTCCGCTTCGGCTATTGCCTGGTTCGCGGCGGGCGGTGGAAGGACAAGCAGCTTGTTCCGCCGGAATATCTTGCACTGTGTAACAAGCCTTCGAAGTTCAACCCACATTCCCCCTTCAGCCTGCAGTTCGAGCACAACGCCGACGGCCATGTCGCCGGGGCACAGAAGGACGCGTTCTACAAATCCGGTGCCGGCGGTTTCGGGCTGATCATCGTGCCCTCGCTGGACCTGGTGATCTACAAACTCGGCGGCAAGGACAATCAGTACGACCCCGCCCTAACCGGCCTGCCGCAGCCGTTCAAGTACGACGGCTCGCGCGACAACTGGCAGCCGATCCCGGCGTCGCCGTTCCACGAAGGCAGCCTCGGCGGCGACAACGGTCTGCGACGCGTACTGGAGATGGTGTCGGGCGCAGTGGTGGACTGA